From the Lolium rigidum isolate FL_2022 chromosome 2, APGP_CSIRO_Lrig_0.1, whole genome shotgun sequence genome, one window contains:
- the LOC124688246 gene encoding uncharacterized protein LOC124688246, giving the protein MATSLLNLLLMEVAAIVSIILLALLVVISSYRRRAGHPALRLFVWAASTLFLPLVSYAVSAAAKWDAARVPLLLAWTVFLQILRNTIDTARCSSLTIDSNASGGSKFRPSVEQLARMGWVAFLIISSGGNAGSPELTGMLLWLWVLSLLKLIHRLVAAELAKSSFAVGLNAYLISDYMKQLYCQEQGEDSDGAQDGVPPYLVMGEEKLHIEARPQGYRIGRTSPASVDAGHVVTMDRIWRLSAAGDSLLACSPHIKDLCLSFALFKLQLRRFLGCPLAEVGSRRIRANMAFLQEGILGGSPERAFAVIETELSFLADFLYSKLTCFYASGWWFPVLNSILVLTMWTSCLATGGAIVHDMTNQGTTLAQEYKDLRSYLQYHDTVFHAIVSLDVLVTVSFIVAIVFTEGWEIANYVRSDWIKVATVCEYARRPSWRKSRWTRSKLGRVLRFKAVQRWDDRFGQTSVLQSRLCYCGCVSRQVDRIAKTSVAVPASVKSAIVATLRTNQGTLGNGVLSLQRNAVADKLMWACSLAADDKSISEQILVWHIATRLLEIKRSEGAHGIGDGDSDTVVVATHLSRYCAYLVALKPELLPDHPAWTEELYEGVVEEVTRVLARCAGPLVRYDRAATCFGGSMNETLRKAGKLARQLAEEVGDEEVVWMVLADFWTELLLFLAPSENVTAHAKSLRRGGEFITVLWALFGHAGIVSRPESDV; this is encoded by the exons ATGGCGACCAGTCTACTGAACCTTCTCCTTATGGAGGTGGCGGCCATCGTCAGCATCATCCTGCTGgctctcctcgtcgtgatcagctCCTACCGCCGGCGCGCCGGCCACCCGGCCCTCCGGCTCTTCGTGTGGGCCGCCTCCACCCTCTTCCTCCCCCTCGTATCCTACGCGGTCTCCGCGGCCGCCAAGTGGGACGCCGCGCGCGTGCCCCTCCTCCTCGCCTGGACCGTCTTCCTCCAGATCCTGCGCAACACCATCGACACCGCCCGATGCTCCTCCCTCACCATCGACAGCAACGCCTCCGGCGGCAGCAAGTTCCGCCCCTCCGTCGAGCAGCTGGCGCGGATGGGCTGGGTGGCGTTCCTCATCATCAGCAGCGGCGGAAATGCAGGCAGCCCTGAGCTCACCGGCATGCTTCTTTGGCTGTGGGTGCTGAGCCTCCTCAAGCTCATCCACCGGCTCGTCGCTGCAGAGCTCGCCAAGAGCTCCTTTGCCGTCGGGCTCAATGCGTACCTCATCTCCGACTACATGAAACAACTCTACTGCCAAGAGCAAGGAGAGGACTCGGACGGCGCGCAAGATGGCGTGCCGCCGTACTTGGTGATGGGCGAGGAGAAGCTACACATCGAGGCCAGGCCACAGGGGTACCGAATCGGCCGGACATCTCCGGCGTCCGTCGATGCCGGGCACGTTGTCACCATGGACAGGATATGGCGGCTTTCTGCCGCCGGAGACTCGCTCCTCGCGTGTTCTCCGCACATCAAGGATCTCTGCCTTTCCTTTGCGCTGTTCAAGCTGCAGCTCCGTCGGTTCCTCGGGTGCCCCCTCGCGGAGGTGGGCTCTCGCCGA ATTAGAGCTAACATGGCATTCTTGCAGGAGGGCATCCTCGGGGGGAGTCCCGAGAGAGCTTTCGCGGTGATCGAGACCGAGCTGTCCTTCCTCGCTGACTTCCTCTACTCCAAGCTCACATGTTTCTACGCCAGCGGGTGGTGGTTCCCGGTGCTCAATTCCATCCTCGTGCTCACGATGTGGACCAGTTGCCTCGCGACCGGCGGAGCCATCGTGCATGACATGACCAACCAAGGCACGACACTCGCCCAGGAATACAAGGACCTCAGGAGTTACCTGCAATACCACGACACCGTGTTCCACGCCATTGTCAGCCTGGACGTGCTGGTCACCGTGTCCTTCATCGTCGCCATCGTGTTCACGGAGGGGTGGGAGATCGCCAACTACGTTCGCTCCGACTGGATCAAGGTGGCCACCGTCTGCGAGTATGCGCGCCGGCCATCGTGGCGCAAGTCGCGATGGACTCGCAGCAAGCTTGGCCGCGTTCTCCGGTTCAAGGCCGTCCAACGCTGGGACGACCGGTTCGGCCAAACGTCCGTCCTGCAGTCGCGGTTGTGCTACTGCGGATGCGTTTCCCGGCAGGTCGACCGGATCGCAAAGACTTCGGTGGCCGTGCCGGCGTCGGTGAAGTCAGCCATCGTGGCCACATTGAGGACAAACCAAGGAACACTTGGAAACGGTGTCCTATCGTTACAACGCAATGCTGTAGCCGATAAGCTCATGTGGGCGTGCAGCCTCGCCGCCGATGACAAGAGCATCTCGGAGCAGATCCTTGTGTGGCATATCGCCACAAGGCTACTCGAGATCAAGCGCTCGGAGGGAGCTCATGGCATCGGTGACGGTGACAGCGATACGGTGGTCGTGGCAACACACCTGTCGCGGTACTGCGCATACCTCGTCGCGCTGAAGCCAGAACTTCTGCCGGACCACCCGGCATGGACGGAGGAGCTCTACGAGGGCGTCGTAGAGGAGGTGACGAGGGTGCTCGCGCGCTGCGCCGGGCCGCTGGTGCGTTACGACCGTGCGGCGACGTGCTTCGGAGGAAGCATGAACGAGACACTGAGGAAGGCTGGGAAGCTCGCCCGGCAGCTGGCGGAGGAGGTCGGCGACGAGGAAGTGGTGTGGATGGTTCTAGCCGATTTCTGGACggagctcctcctcttcctggcGCCGTCGGAGAACGTCACGGCGCATGCCAAGTCGCTCCGCCGTGGCGGGGAGTTCATAACTGTGTTGTGGGCATTGTTCGGGCATGCCGGCATTGTTAGTCGGCCCGAGAGTGATGTATGA
- the LOC124693058 gene encoding uncharacterized protein LOC124693058 translates to MACCPCVASSSITSPWTAPCWNGWTCWYKGLSILEETIKIDIKELPEEIETLTYSANINKMIYSWCMCADLMDLTEHISRVAARFSFSTIISKHWYHSARESSSSGGVVMPTPLLLLVPPASVQLTPLLFFLKKISSTGNSPKAPRPPLAWHTRSPSFSGRGAHWRCCPPELLLVLLPSTTACCPGLLRLGPLLQHCVPQPERLSFSISYTLYFPSTTTWYVPVPVMPSGGGGAAVCSPCLF, encoded by the exons ATGGCCTGCTGCCCCTGCGTTGCTTCTTCATCAATTACCTCTCCTTGGACTGCACCAT GTTGGAATGGTTGGACGTGTTGGTACAAGGGGCTGTCAATCTTGGAAGAAACGATCAAGATTGACATAAAGGAGCTACCTGAGGAAATTGAGACTTTGACATACAG TGCCAATATCAACAAAATGATATACTCATGGTGTATGTGTGCTGACTTAATGGACCTTACGGAACATATTTCTAGGGTTGCTGCTAGGTTTAGTTTTTCTACTATAATCTCAAAACATTGGTACCACAGTGCACGTGAGA GTTCCTCTTCCGGTGGTGTTGTGATGCCCActccgctgctgctgctggtgccgcCGGCGTCCGTACAGCTGACCCCcctccttttttttttaaaaaaaatatcttCGACTGGGAACTCTCCTAAAGCACCACGTCCCCCATTGGCGTGGCACACAAG GTCACCATCCTTTTCTGGTCGTGGTGCCCACTGGCGGTGCTGTCCACCGGAGCTCCTGCTGGTGCTCCTGCCGTCCACTACAGCCTGCTGTCCCGGCCTTCTTCGACTCGGACCTCTCCTACAGCACTGTGTCCCCCAACCGGAACGTCTCTCTTTCTCCATCAGTTATACTCTCTATTTTCCTTCAACTACTACAT GGTATGTCCCTGTACCAGTGatgccctccggtggtggtggtgctgcggtGTGCAGCCCCTGCCTTTTTTGA